In a single window of the Desulfovibrio sp. Huiquan2017 genome:
- a CDS encoding YhcH/YjgK/YiaL family protein codes for MILDVLDNADRYTALNPRFPAAFAFLRRPDLADLPVGRIDLEDGLYAVVAKGPGRNPEDALIETHDHYIDLAYVISGTDSIGWKARRDLGPAVEASDPRSDVTFYADRPTHWADVAPGMIAAYFPEDAHMPMISDSEIHKIIMKVRV; via the coding sequence ATGATCCTGGATGTTCTCGACAACGCCGATCGCTATACGGCCCTCAATCCCCGCTTCCCCGCCGCCTTCGCCTTCCTGCGCAGGCCGGATCTGGCCGACCTTCCCGTCGGCCGAATCGACCTTGAGGACGGCCTGTACGCGGTGGTGGCCAAGGGACCGGGCCGCAATCCCGAGGACGCGCTCATCGAGACCCATGACCACTACATCGACCTGGCCTACGTCATCTCCGGCACGGACTCCATCGGCTGGAAGGCGCGGCGCGACCTCGGACCGGCCGTGGAGGCGTCCGACCCGCGTTCCGACGTAACCTTCTACGCGGACCGACCCACCCACTGGGCCGACGTTGCGCCCGGCATGATCGCCGCCTACTTCCCCGAAGACGCGCACATGCCCATGATCTCGGACAGCGAGATCCACAAGATCATCATGAAAGTCCGCGTCTAG